In Actinomycetota bacterium, the sequence CGGATGCTGATGAGGACGACCATCGGCCCGGACGACGCGGCCACCGTTGGGGAGCTGCTGCGCGAGATCGGCCAGGGCAGGACCACGCCCGAGGAGCTCCGCGACGCCGCCGTGTACTGGTCGGCCGCGATCGACCCGGACATGGAGTGCGCCGACCTCCAGACGATCGCCTGGCTGCTCCGAGACGCCAGCGCCCACCGCCGGGTCCCCACCGCCGAGCGCGACCGGGCCCGCTACTGGGCCGCCTACCTGGAGGGCCGCATGGCCAGCTGACGCGGGGACCGGCCGGGCGTCGGTTTCGCGGCCCACGAGTGGTCGTCGCCCTCACCGGCAGGCGACGACCACACGCCGCACGCCCAGCCGGTCCCCCACCATCCGCAGATCCCGCGGCCATGGCCCCCGCCACCGACGAGCCCGGGGCCATGGCCCACCACCCGAACCGGGTCACGCACCCGCCGCCTCCCGCGGCGGCCACCCCTTACCCGAACGTGACCAGGTTCAGCCGGAAGCCCCGGCGCGCCAGGCACCGACCGGCTCCGTGTCCCAACCGGCGGCGCGCCGGGGCTCCGGCATCCCCACCCTCAGCCGCCGTTGAGCCCGGCGAGGATGGTGCGGGTGGCGGCGGCGGGGTCGGGGGCCTCGGTGATGGCGCGGACGACCACGATCCGGGTGGCGCCGGCGGCGGTGACCTTCGGGAGGTTGGCGGGGTCGATGCCGCCGATGGCGAACCAGGGCTGGGGTGGGGAGAGGGCGGCGACGGCCCTGAGCAGATCGGTGCCGGTGGCCGGGCGGCCGGGCTTGGTGGTGGTGGCCCAGACGGGGCCGGCGACCAGGTAGTCCCAGGGTTCGGCGGCGGCGCGGGCGGCCTGGCCGGGGTCGTGGGTCGAGCGGCCGAGGAGGACGTCGTCGCCCAGGATGCGCCGGGCCCAGGGCAGGGGCAGGTCGTCCTGGCCGAGGTGGAGGACGTCGGCGCCGGCGGCCAGGGCGACGTCGGCGCGGTCGTTGACCGCGAACAGGGCGTCGTGGCGCTCGGCGGCGTCGCGCAGCACGGCCGCCGCCTCCAGCAGCGGACCGGCCTCGGCCTGCTTGTCCCGGAGCTGGATCAGGTCCACCCCCGCGCCCAGGACGGCGTCGGCGAACTCGCCCAGGTCGG encodes:
- the thiE gene encoding thiamine phosphate synthase, translated to MSRTRDGAARRERLAASRLYVCTPIRADLGEFADAVLGAGVDLIQLRDKQAEAGPLLEAAAVLRDAAERHDALFAVNDRADVALAAGADVLHLGQDDLPLPWARRILGDDVLLGRSTHDPGQAARAAAEPWDYLVAGPVWATTTKPGRPATGTDLLRAVAALSPPQPWFAIGGIDPANLPKVTAAGATRIVVVRAITEAPDPAAATRTILAGLNGG